In Scleropages formosus chromosome 18, fSclFor1.1, whole genome shotgun sequence, one DNA window encodes the following:
- the LOC108940639 gene encoding doublecortin domain-containing protein 2-like isoform X1: MDPGKPSFLAQPVVKNIFVYRNGDPFYEGRRLVINEKRVSSFETFLKEVTGGVQAPFGAVRNIYTPGGGHRVSSMEHIRSGERYVAAGRERFKKLDYSQIGSKKKGLHQNTSGQVKRVPHGRVIASARFLKPIKEPCLIFVVANGDVLNPAVRLLIPQRTLGQFERVLEMITEKMSLRVLGGVHSLYTFNGTLISDGKELENGQFYVAVGREKFKKLPYSDLIFAKPAMRRFIGSKASLPPIYGIKKQNDTGRHQSKSMAGCNVSKASPTTQGSKEARSEEQLMMLRPKKSGLTMSFGAQDVEDGGQGDDESSADRDTQLEEGWNGQLPIEQNQTEEDGLEETTEGDKVGEEEISQEGRSNLLSVANGIKVQDSPEAKGNEEKSEEDDDAPSSSVDGKLENTEETADGSGLEDNSDNVLSDEKQEVIWGSSQEEAELNGLEERSEDEEEDRSLEDADGGEGGTQHAEGETGEN, translated from the exons ATGGACCCGGGGAAGCCCAGCTTCCTGGCTCAGCCCGTGGTGAAGAACATCTTCGTATATCGGAACGGAGACCCGTTTTACGAAGGCCGGCGCCTGGTGATCAACGAGAAGAGGGTCTCCAGTTTCGAGACGTTTCTGAAGGAGGTCACGGGGGGAGTTCAGGCTCCTTTCGGGGCCGTGAGGAACATCTACACCCCCGGAGGAGGACATCGGGTCTCCTCCATGGAGCACATCCGCAGCGGGGAGCGATACGTGGCCGCAGGACGGGAGAGGTTCAAGAAGCTCGA TTATTCCCAGATTGGATCCAAAAAGAAAGGCCTCCATCAGAATACTTCAGGACAG GTGAAACGGGTGCCCCACGGTCGAGTAATTGCATCAGCAAGGTTCCTGAAGCCCATAAAAGAGCCCTGTCTGATTTT TGTCGTAGCCAATGGAGACGTCCTGAACCCGGCCGTCCGGCTCCTCATACCCCAGCGCACGCTGGGTCAGTTTGAGCGCGTGCTGGAGATGATCACGGAGAAGATGAGTCTGCGGGTCCTCGGGGGGGTACACAG CCTCTACACTTTTAATGGAACCCTCATCAGTGATGGAAAGGAACTAGAGAATGGACAGTTCTATGTAGCTGTTGGCCGTGAGAAGTTCAAAAAACTTCCTTACAGCGATCTGATTTTTGCCAAACCAGCAATGAGAAGATTTATTGG ATCTAAAGCCTCACTACCTCCTATTTATGGAATCAAAAAACAGAATGACACA GGTAGGCATCAGAGTAAATCGATGGCAGGATGCAACGTCTCCAAGGCGTCTCCGACCACCCAAGGGAGCAAGGAGGCCCGGTCTGAGGAGCAGCTGATGATGCTGAGACCAAAGAAGAGTGGCCTGACCATGTCGTTCGGGGCACAGGACGTCG AGGACGGAGGCCAGGGAGACGATGAAAGCAGCGCTGATCGTGACACGCAGCTGGAGGAGGGCTGGAACGGTCAATTACCAATCGAACAG AACCAGACAGAGGAGGATGGACTCGAGGAAACCACAGAGGGAGACAAGGTTGGAGAGGAAGAGATAAGCCAGGAAGGAAGAAGTAACCTTCTATCTGTGGCCAATGGAATCAAAGTTCAGGATAGTCCTGAAGCCAAAGGAAATGAGGAGAAAAGTGAAGAGGATGATGATGCACCTTCTTCCTCAGTGGATGGAAAGTTGGAGAATACAGAGGAGACAGCAGATGGATCTGGTTTGGAAGACAACTCTGATAATGTTCTCAGTGATGAGAAGCAGGAGGTGATATGGGGCAGCAGCCAAGAAGAAGCTGAACTGAATGGACTAGAAGAGAGGAgtgaggatgaagaggaagacaGATCATTAGAAGATGCTGATGGAGGTGAAGGTGGAACACAGCATGCTGAAGGAGAGACAGGGGAAAACTAA
- the LOC108940639 gene encoding doublecortin domain-containing protein 2-like isoform X2: MDPGKPSFLAQPVVKNIFVYRNGDPFYEGRRLVINEKRVSSFETFLKEVTGGVQAPFGAVRNIYTPGGGHRVSSMEHIRSGERYVAAGRERFKKLDYSQIGSKKKGLHQNTSGQVKRVPHGRVIASARFLKPIKEPCLIFVVANGDVLNPAVRLLIPQRTLGQFERVLEMITEKMSLRVLGGVHSLYTFNGTLISDGKELENGQFYVAVGREKFKKLPYSDLIFAKPAMRRFIGSKASLPPIYGIKKQNDTGRHQSKSMAGCNVSKASPTTQGSKEARSEEQLMMLRPKKSGLTMSFGAQDVEDGGQGDDESSADRDTQLEEGWNGQLPIEQNQTEEDGLEETTEGDKVGEEEISQEGRMDGKLENTEETADGSGLEDNSDNVLSDEKQEVIWGSSQEEAELNGLEERSEDEEEDRSLEDADGGEGGTQHAEGETGEN; encoded by the exons ATGGACCCGGGGAAGCCCAGCTTCCTGGCTCAGCCCGTGGTGAAGAACATCTTCGTATATCGGAACGGAGACCCGTTTTACGAAGGCCGGCGCCTGGTGATCAACGAGAAGAGGGTCTCCAGTTTCGAGACGTTTCTGAAGGAGGTCACGGGGGGAGTTCAGGCTCCTTTCGGGGCCGTGAGGAACATCTACACCCCCGGAGGAGGACATCGGGTCTCCTCCATGGAGCACATCCGCAGCGGGGAGCGATACGTGGCCGCAGGACGGGAGAGGTTCAAGAAGCTCGA TTATTCCCAGATTGGATCCAAAAAGAAAGGCCTCCATCAGAATACTTCAGGACAG GTGAAACGGGTGCCCCACGGTCGAGTAATTGCATCAGCAAGGTTCCTGAAGCCCATAAAAGAGCCCTGTCTGATTTT TGTCGTAGCCAATGGAGACGTCCTGAACCCGGCCGTCCGGCTCCTCATACCCCAGCGCACGCTGGGTCAGTTTGAGCGCGTGCTGGAGATGATCACGGAGAAGATGAGTCTGCGGGTCCTCGGGGGGGTACACAG CCTCTACACTTTTAATGGAACCCTCATCAGTGATGGAAAGGAACTAGAGAATGGACAGTTCTATGTAGCTGTTGGCCGTGAGAAGTTCAAAAAACTTCCTTACAGCGATCTGATTTTTGCCAAACCAGCAATGAGAAGATTTATTGG ATCTAAAGCCTCACTACCTCCTATTTATGGAATCAAAAAACAGAATGACACA GGTAGGCATCAGAGTAAATCGATGGCAGGATGCAACGTCTCCAAGGCGTCTCCGACCACCCAAGGGAGCAAGGAGGCCCGGTCTGAGGAGCAGCTGATGATGCTGAGACCAAAGAAGAGTGGCCTGACCATGTCGTTCGGGGCACAGGACGTCG AGGACGGAGGCCAGGGAGACGATGAAAGCAGCGCTGATCGTGACACGCAGCTGGAGGAGGGCTGGAACGGTCAATTACCAATCGAACAG AACCAGACAGAGGAGGATGGACTCGAGGAAACCACAGAGGGAGACAAGGTTGGAGAGGAAGAGATAAGCCAGGAAGGAAGAA TGGATGGAAAGTTGGAGAATACAGAGGAGACAGCAGATGGATCTGGTTTGGAAGACAACTCTGATAATGTTCTCAGTGATGAGAAGCAGGAGGTGATATGGGGCAGCAGCCAAGAAGAAGCTGAACTGAATGGACTAGAAGAGAGGAgtgaggatgaagaggaagacaGATCATTAGAAGATGCTGATGGAGGTGAAGGTGGAACACAGCATGCTGAAGGAGAGACAGGGGAAAACTAA